One Clostridium estertheticum DNA segment encodes these proteins:
- a CDS encoding FprA family A-type flavoprotein, translated as MENNIMLNKDIFWVGKVDDRDVPFHRLTLTRGTTYNSYLLMTEKPTIIDTVDMKFGREFVENLKNIIELEKIAYIIINHTEPDHSGALGSLATFAKNAVIVCSKLAVVELKEMYKLHNREFLVIGDGDTLDIGGKTLRFIETPYLHTAETIVTYCVEDKILFSCDIFSTHIANYEYFNDIAKEDIKNDYIGYYNLIMHPHRRYVQNMIQKIKDLDIKMIAPSHGFILREDVKSYIDIYDTMSKSTKTSKKALILYSSMTGRTKKIASFIMEKFQEQNIVSEVMDINKTSREEVLKAISEAQAIFFGTSTKYADMIGNMEDLLKSLNTINLEGKLGATFGSYGWSGEAIEVVQDYLKQTNIKLLNTSDIIKGTGMIDVQLPIRIRFAANEEDLKNIERAVIYTTDLLLSTI; from the coding sequence ATGGAAAATAATATAATGTTAAATAAAGATATATTTTGGGTAGGTAAGGTTGATGATAGAGATGTACCATTTCATAGATTAACACTTACCAGGGGAACCACTTATAATAGTTATTTATTAATGACTGAAAAGCCTACAATAATTGACACTGTTGATATGAAATTTGGTAGAGAGTTTGTAGAAAATTTAAAAAATATAATAGAGCTTGAAAAGATAGCTTATATTATAATAAACCACACAGAGCCAGACCATTCAGGTGCACTTGGAAGTTTAGCAACCTTTGCTAAAAATGCTGTAATAGTATGCTCAAAACTTGCGGTAGTTGAATTGAAGGAAATGTATAAGCTTCATAATAGGGAGTTTCTAGTTATAGGAGATGGAGATACTCTTGATATAGGAGGAAAGACTCTTAGATTTATAGAAACACCATATCTTCATACAGCAGAAACCATTGTGACCTATTGCGTAGAAGATAAAATTCTATTTTCTTGTGATATATTTAGTACTCATATAGCAAACTATGAATATTTTAATGATATTGCAAAAGAAGATATTAAAAATGATTATATTGGATATTATAATTTAATAATGCATCCTCATAGAAGATATGTTCAAAATATGATTCAAAAAATTAAAGACTTAGATATAAAGATGATCGCCCCCTCTCATGGATTTATTCTTAGAGAGGATGTAAAAAGTTATATAGATATCTATGACACTATGAGTAAAAGCACAAAGACAAGCAAAAAAGCACTAATTTTATACTCCTCAATGACAGGTAGAACCAAAAAAATTGCTTCATTTATTATGGAAAAATTTCAAGAACAAAATATAGTGTCAGAAGTCATGGACATTAATAAAACATCAAGGGAAGAAGTTTTAAAAGCTATTAGTGAAGCCCAAGCTATTTTCTTTGGAACTTCTACAAAATATGCAGATATGATTGGTAATATGGAAGATCTACTAAAAAGTCTTAATACCATAAATCTAGAAGGTAAATTAGGAGCTACCTTTGGATCTTATGGTTGGAGTGGAGAGGCTATTGAAGTGGTTCAAGATTATCTAAAACAAACCAATATTAAATTATTAAATACTTCCGATATAATAAAGGGCACTGGAATGATTGATGTGCAGTTACCTATTAGAATTAGATTTGCAGCTAATGAAGAAGATTTAAAGAATATTGAAAGAGCTGTTATATATACTACCGACTTATTGCTTAGTACAATTTAA
- a CDS encoding Crp/Fnr family transcriptional regulator has product MSQCNCTNCNTTLCAKKVPIFSFLSDEELKKIVDMTGHKAYKKGSVLCHEGEKSDTLFIINEGGVKISKLTKEGKEQIVHILTSGDFFGELSLFNNNETYNFDVYAISDTKICTLTKQNMDEILMNNPQISLKLLQVITKRLSDTENLAQNLATNDAEIRIAYMLLEFAEKYGVNTSEGLQVKLPISKEEMASYVGVTRETISRKLSIFEELGIISHKGNKLLVIKKLDMLKAYVE; this is encoded by the coding sequence ATGAGTCAGTGTAATTGTACAAATTGTAATACCACGCTCTGTGCTAAAAAGGTACCCATATTTTCTTTCCTTTCTGATGAGGAACTAAAAAAGATAGTAGATATGACTGGACATAAAGCTTACAAGAAAGGATCTGTACTATGCCATGAAGGCGAGAAATCTGATACCTTGTTTATAATCAATGAAGGTGGAGTAAAGATCTCAAAGCTTACCAAGGAGGGTAAAGAACAAATTGTTCATATCTTAACTAGTGGAGATTTTTTTGGGGAATTGAGTCTTTTCAACAATAATGAAACCTATAATTTTGACGTTTATGCTATATCAGACACGAAAATATGTACACTAACAAAACAAAACATGGATGAAATTCTTATGAATAATCCTCAAATATCACTTAAGCTGCTACAAGTAATCACAAAGCGTCTTAGTGACACTGAAAATCTCGCTCAGAATCTTGCTACTAACGATGCTGAAATTCGAATAGCCTATATGCTTTTAGAGTTTGCCGAAAAATATGGCGTGAACACTTCAGAAGGCCTGCAGGTTAAGCTACCAATTAGCAAAGAAGAGATGGCAAGCTATGTGGGAGTAACAAGGGAAACTATAAGTAGGAAGCTTAGTATATTTGAAGAATTGGGAATTATAAGTCATAAAGGTAATAAGCTATTAGTTATAAAAAAATTAGACATGTTAAAAGCCTATGTGGAGTAA
- a CDS encoding RrF2 family transcriptional regulator encodes MNISTKGRYGLRAMVDIAVNSLGDYIPLKVIAERQDISENYLEQVFSVLRKAKLVKSARGSQGGYTLSKEASKITVGEVLRILEGDLSITGDDDGTLGIDKTIKVCINTMVWQKVNEQINKVMDAVTLQDLVEKYNTLNTEYTLDFII; translated from the coding sequence ATGAATATTTCTACAAAAGGAAGATACGGTTTAAGGGCAATGGTTGATATCGCTGTGAATTCATTGGGAGACTATATTCCCCTAAAGGTTATCGCTGAAAGACAAGACATCTCAGAAAATTATCTAGAGCAAGTTTTCTCAGTACTTAGAAAGGCTAAGCTTGTAAAAAGTGCGAGAGGCTCACAGGGTGGTTATACCCTATCAAAAGAAGCCTCAAAAATCACTGTAGGCGAAGTTTTAAGAATACTTGAAGGTGATTTGAGTATTACCGGCGATGATGATGGGACTTTAGGAATTGATAAAACAATAAAAGTTTGCATAAACACCATGGTATGGCAAAAGGTTAATGAGCAAATTAATAAAGTAATGGATGCTGTTACACTACAAGATCTTGTAGAAAAGTACAATACTCTTAACACAGAATATACCTTGGACTTTATAATATAA